A window of Gadus chalcogrammus isolate NIFS_2021 chromosome 16, NIFS_Gcha_1.0, whole genome shotgun sequence contains these coding sequences:
- the rbm7 gene encoding RNA-binding protein 7: MGIEEEADRTLFIRNLDQRVSEEILFELFVQAGPLCKTKIPKDNEGKQKTFGFAVYRHEVSVPYAMQLLDGTTLFGKTIGVQFRSGSSHSNSPGKQQNTSPGNTPNPHGRITPVQWNSPPYSPSPQNQRTYSSPDSLQKHVVMNNMMLQLHMQQLQQLNGGGLAGAAPRNQPSAGAPGGIGGGSWQQDNPSNWQRQSSQQQYNNNSGGGANDSSSTHHSRSQRYTEESSRHQQNTHNRDNHHHNDRRTGRHHDNSGGRPYDTHRGGQRGNQEGRHRRY, from the exons ATGGGAATTGAAGAAGAAGCCGATCGCACTCTGTTTATTCGAAATTTGGACCAAAGAGTGTCcgaggaaatattgtttgaattGTTTGTACAG GCTGGACCTCTCTGCAAAACCAAGATTCCCAAAGACAATGAAGGAAAACAGAAGACGTTCGGCTTCGCTGTGTACCGACATGAAGTGTCGGTGCCTTACGCCATGCAGCTGCTGGATGGGACGACGCTGTTCGGCAAGACGATCGGTGTTCAGTTTAGATCAG GAAGCAGCCACAGCAACAGCCCCGGGAAGCAGCAAAACACGAGCCCTGGCAACACTCCCAACCCCCATGGCCGAAT AACTCCGGTCCAGTGGAATTCCCCTCCTTACTCCCCTTCTCCTCAAAATCAAAGGACATATTCTTCTCCAGACAGCCTGCAGAAGCATGTTGTG ATGAACAACATGATGTTGCAGCTGCACATGCAGCAGCTTCAGCAGTTGAATGGGGGGGGCTTAGCCGGCGCTGCACCGAGGAACCAGCCTAGCGCCGGGGCCCCTGGTGGCATCGGCGGCGGCTCTTGGCAACAGGACAACCCTTCAAATTGGCAGCGACAGTCGTCCCAGCAGcagtacaacaacaacagcggcgGTGGCGCTAACGACAGCAGCAGTACCCACCACAGCCGGAGTCAGCGCTACACAGAGGAGTCCAGCCGTCACCAGCAGAACACTCACAATAGGGACAACCATCACCACAACGACCGGCGGACTGggcgtcaccatgacaacagcgGAGGCCGTCCCTACGACACCCACCGGGGTGGACAACGTGGAAATCAGGAGGGTAGACATAGACGCTACTGA